CCACAGTGACTGTTAAATTTACATACTTTCCAGTTCTCTGGAAAAGCGTGTTTAATTTCGTTGATGCTCCGTAGATTTAAAAATACCCAAGATGCAATATCAAGAAACAGGTGTCATGCTGCATGCCTTACCTTCATAGTTCACCATGCCGTCACCGTCGAGATCGGCCTCTCGAATCATTTCATCCACTTCTTCATCTGTCAACTTTTCCCCTAAATTGGTCATGACATGGCGGAGTTCGGCTGCACTGATAAAACCGTTACCGTCTTTATCGAACACTCGGAAAGCCTCCCGAAGTTCCTCCTCACTATCTGTGTCTTTCATTTTTCTGGCCATCATTAAAAGGAACTCCTCGAAGTCTATCGTACCATTGCCTGCATGAAAATATCTTCAAATCACTGCACACCAAGCTCTAGGCACGGtctaaatttgatattttatgcaGTGAATAAGAAATCTATCTTTACATCTATATCTATCTAAAATTGGACGTGCAAAGTTGTCTATTCTACAGGGTATTGTCaatgatgtttttctttttcgaTAAAACGAGATATTTCATTCCGTTTAGTTgatgaaatttacaatattaattTCCTAAGCAACGCGAATCTAAACAGAATTCACAGGACATTAATTTTGCGTGTTTTTCATATTATCGGGTTTTAAGAAAACTTCAACAGAAAGTTCTGTCAGAAAAATGAGCCGTCTAAAATCTTATGTAATTTTAGTAAAACTAACTAGTAATTAGATGTgaaatgttcatattttgacTCATGTCGTTTTCTACATGAATATGAGACTATTCTAAAGAAATgctggaaaattaaaaaattaaaaaatgttaaatagcTCACGTGTTTCAGCTTTAGAGGTGTTTAAAAATCACTCAGGGGTCAAGCAATTTTCCCAAGAAACCGATGACTAAAAGTACCGTGTGATCCACTCACGAaccaataaatttcaaaaaccgCCAAAACCTCTGCTCTCTTGTACCATTGAAAAAGCAATGTTGTGAAATGAATTCCGATATTTATTAgctttaataaaacattaaaattaggAAATTTCATCATTGGTTTATGAATTGAAGTGGATCATACGATTGCGCAACACTTTTTCTCATTCTATTCACAACAGCACCTAACCAAGTCAATCCTCTTTGAAGCGgtgttaatgttaaaaaaaagttgctaATAAACGAACCGTCTCAAAAACCCACTCTTAAATATGTGCCTCCTAAAATAACTTACCAATTCCACAGCAATTGGTTTGTATTGGTCCAAAATAAGCAATCGCTTGATTCGAAAAAGAAATGCAACTTTATTTCACCCCTTGAATTCGGTGAAAGTTCAAATTAGATAAGAAAAGAGAGAAACTAACTGTTATTAATATTTggacatgtatacatgtatctttttacaaaactctgctttttttgttcaatttaatatttcatataggAACACCTCAGCTGTACACAAGGTTTTAATAAAACCGTGACTATCAAAACTAATGTGAAGCTTACAATAGATGCAGTAAAGCCATGAAACCCCTCTTGATCTAATTAAAGAAGATTAACAACACGTGATTGGATTTCTATTTTTAGACAAAGCGTGTGATATAAAGGCTGTGAGGGGGTGggattttgtaattaattttaatagttTGCTCCTTAGAGGAGACATTTTGTTACTGCATTTTGAAAGAAGACACATGTCTTCACTTTTTTAGAGTTCACCAGTATGATGCAATTAAGCGCAAACTCTCATGGCTTTCATAGACAGATGTTGGCAAAGAGGTTCAAGATCCTTGATCGATGACAAATTACTCAAAGAAACCGAGACTTACATTGTTTATTGAATTCAGATTGTATTACTGAAGTAAAACCTATCAGTTGCCTTACAATGCTTACTTGAGAAAAATGAGCATTTCATGATTTAAGAATTCCTAAATATATCTTCCTACAATCATTAcgattatttcatttttctctcTATAAGAAACAATGAGAACGAATATCAAACCGTGAAAATTTTGAGCAATGTTTTTGCAATAGGTTCGCTATAAATCAAAAGCATTTCTTTATGCATAcatttttattccaatttaCAAATCATAGAAatgcttgaattttttttaaacaaactggTTAAAAACACTAGTAAGTTATATAAGATACATTTGTCTGCTCTTTGAAAAAACAAGCCCCGAATGTAGGTGTACTTTAAGATAAGTTGTTTGCAACTAACATTTATCTAacatgacatgtacatgtacgtggaaAGTACATTAACTTATTTAAGTGCATGAAACACTAAATGAAACAAGTCAAGTCGTACCACAAGAGGAAAGTTCAAGTTATGAAAACCTCGAAATTGTCCATAGATGAGGTAGCCAATGGTTAAACACCAAGCGGcagttaatttgaaataaaatacagcaAGCACTGAGTTTCTTATATATGACTTCAAGCCAAGGAACCccattttcaaactcttttgaAAAGCTTTTTTTCGTTACTTAGCAACCACAGAAACAACGAAAAACTCAGCACTCACCATCAGCGTCCACTTCGTTTATCATGTCCTGTAGCTCGGCTTCCGTCGGATTTTGACCCAGACTGCGCATGACAGTTCCGAGTTCGCTGGTCGTGATGGTCCCGTCGCCATCTTTGTCAAATAACGAGAAGGCCTCTTTAAACTCTGAAAATAATTGAAGacaaattttggtaaaaaaaaaaaaaatgtaatatttttttaatttgataattattcaggggttttttttttcaattttaaaacgaATATCTTGGTTTCTCGCCAAAAGAAACAACTGCAGATTGCAGATGCTTGGAAACAATAGAGATGCAGAATATTTTATAGTGTAGCAATATGAATAACAACAAACGTGTTAAATTCACCGATAAATGGACGCATGCGACTATCATTAGATTAATTTTGGATTGATCATATATTTTACCTAAATCCTcgttttacaataagatttatTATATTATCAGAGCAAGACATACCGAGATACCACAGCAGTAataatgcaaaataattttgacaTAAATGATAGGGATCGAACGTATTTCACGTTATTTACCCCTCTACCAAAGACCCACGCCCTTCCTTCTTTTATTATCGCTGTAATGACCATATGATCAAGTACTGTTGGACTCAAGAGTACATATAACATTGATAATTAGACAACGTTTATCAACCATCATGGCGTCCGGCATCAAAAGTCTACTATGATCCATGCGATCCTGAGATTATGTTCTCACTTTTTGCTGGACATGCTCAAATAGTCTGGGCATAATTAGTTTGCCTTCATCTGCCAAAATCAATGCTATAGCTTCGTCGCTGTTGTAAAAATACATCCATGTTCCCACAACAAAGATATTCTTCTTTCGCAAAAACAGACTGAATACAAGCCTGAATAACTATGTCGGAAATAGGTTAAggtaatttattttctttgacaGAGGGAAGAAATGTTTGAAACTTTTCCTCGCGGCCAGACTATCCTTTCGTGATCTTATCCGGTCTAATTACTTTATCACTTTTAATTTTACTCTAAGCCGCGTAAGTTTGAAATTGGCATTTTGCCGCCAAAAGAATGATAGcaaataccggtatttcaatTCCCAAGAAAGATGCAGTTGATAAATTCTTTATGTATTCAAGTAACAATTATTCTAAAAACTCAAATCTACAGATATCAGTTCATATAATTGGCCATCAAATAACATACTGTCAGGGGACTGACAACAAAATCAAGCATTGTATTTGTTAAATCATGAGTTGGTtataatgatgtatatttcatgtatttttgtataGTTGTTCCAGCATCATTGACTTTTGTGTTTACTTTGCTCATTAGCTTGGATAGAAAATAGACAAAATACCTGCTATTTGTTCGTCTGTCAAGGTAATTATCTGCTCCGTctgaaagcaaaaaaaaaatgttctaaatcaCGTCTTGTTATAGCACAAACCAAGCCATCTTCGAAGTATAGTACGTGCAgttcagatttaaaaaaaaaacttctctcCAAAAATATTACGTAATATCATAAACATTTAACGGAAAGGAAATATGGACTTTCTCTCGAGGCTTGTAACAAATGGTGAATattgtaaagaaataaagaCTTCAATATCCAAATATTAGTGATacacattttgtataaaaaattacaaattaagaACTATCTACTAATATTCACTTTTTCATTTGATTAACTGCTCACGTTATGCTCGAATTTAACTGTCTCACAGTTGAATAACGTGTTAAAAGGACGGGTCGAATTTCAATGGGTTGGCTTTCCTGGTGAGCATTATTGCACTGCATAATTAAACAATGATTCCAACCGTTCGCGCGATCCTTTTTAGAAAATGTAAAGTAAAGATTGTCAATATTTCATGCCTATTCCAGATATAGAAAGATCCAAAAGATGTGTTACAAGAAAGCAAATAAGAAATGTCTTTTTGAGGATCGTTCCTCGCAAATTCTATGTTTTTCCTCATATAAATacacagggtcaatatggggacATAGATTCCTAATTACTCCATTCTGCACCTGAGTGCACGCGAAAAGTGGGTAGTTATATGTAGATAATTTAAcacaaatgtttaaatattttcaaacttatttatttgtttttcatttagaaCATCCTTTTGATGTGGCTAATTCGTTGCTACACGAATCCTGGCGGTCGGTAGTACTGAGATATGCAATACGAGAGTGTGCTCTGATTAATGAGATGAGACTGGCTACACAGTTCTGAAGATTAACTGCATTCCAAGGCTATCCAATTACACGTGTATTCTACTCACTTCTTGTTCTGTCACATCCACAAATCACgacttttctcaaaatatttacaaaattgagTCATTTAAACACCTCCCTTTTTTTATCCCTGTATTTTATAGATTTTGAGATCTTAAATCATTCAAGCAATACAATTCAAAAGGCATCTTTTagcaattataattatataattattatatcgaGTATTAATTAATACGTAATTAATCTAATACTAACCATGGTTGACGGAACAAAAAAGTTTCCTCCTCTCTGGTTCAATAATATCGCCTAGTCTGTGATTATTATTTCACTATTCACCTACGGACAGACTCCACATACGCGGGGTACATTCCCAACCCCCTTAGTCAAATCAGTCTTCTTcaggagaagaaaaaaaaggtaTATCCAAGAGAGATAACTCGCTATCCCTGTAGTTGGAACCCTTTAGTGACAAGTCGCCGAACAGGTATATTccgtgaattaaaaaaaacccggataTTTCCTCGGTGCTTCTTCGGCACGAGATGTCTCGACGATGGTGGTGTCAGAAATCACCAACAGAGGGGATACTGCAGCAGACCCCTGGATTAGATTGCGTCCTCTTCGCCACTAGTATATCTCCCTCGTGTTGCATTGCGGCACTTACCATCTGAAAGATATTATCGCCAATACCTATCTACAAATGGCGCCCAGTAATTACACAAGTAGCATCTTTCCCATCCCCGCTACACGAGTATTATGTCCCTCATGTATAGCTTCGGGTTCTTCTACAACTTGAAcctcatacatgtattgcttatATACCTCAAAATATCTAAATTCAATGAtcgattctctctctctctctctctctctctctctctctctctctctctctctctctctctctctctctctctcttaacatTCCAAAGACATAATATCAACGAGATAAACAGACTTTGGTATGAAAAGTGAATATTTCAAAGCCTTACTCACTTTCCTACACTCATCAGACGAGTCACTGTGCATCACATTCATTTTTATCCtcttaattgcaaaaaaaataaaaaaaattccccaaTATTCCTATCGTTTTACGAATTACTttctttgtttcatatttttctctTTAGATATAAAATTgctatcaaatgttaaatacCCTGAAGCTTTCTTCCATAACTGTCAAACGGGGACGACAATTATCAACTGGAGGCACGGAAGAGAAAAAGTTTTAAGAGATTACTCATTCTGTGAAATCGTTGCTTTTTATCCATCCCCGCTGCACTTTGCAACTCTAAATTTCTTGCATTCAACCATCATGAAACTTCTGATAGCTGGAAGATGGCTTATTCATCGTATATTTTAATGGAACTTTCATTTCAACTTGTCAATATATTCTTGAAGCTTTGCTTAAACggataacaatttttttttaaaaatccaaaactgtatgatttgatttgataagcAAATGCTTTTAGTAGCAATGTGACACTATATATTGTTTCAACCTTTATCACCAACATATGAGAAGTATTTGGAAATCATAGATGTAATTATACGATAACAACTAAGTCTGGAAAACAGAGCTCTACTATCCAAAATTGATATCCCACCCTCCCCCACCCACCTGGTGTAAATAACTGTGCTTAATGATTATAAATTGTCATAATCGGGGCCGGAATAAACAAGAAAGCATCCTGACCCTGAAAATTGTGTAATGCTATCATATTTATGGTGCCTTGGGATATTTATAATCTAGCCCAGCTGTTCTATTAATAAATCTAGACAATCACGTGATCTACTATCCGTAAATGGCATATGAGAAGGAGAGATCGAATTCCAAGACATCTCAGCTGCGCACGCGTGCTTTCTTTCGCAGCAGACGATTTCCAgtgagaaagaaaaataaaaattttctgttCTTAGCGTGGGGATATTAGAAACAAGATGGTGAGTAActtgtttgacatttttttaaaaaaagttattcgTTATTTTCAAACAACAGTTTATGATGGGAAAGAAGTAACACTGATTGGAGATGTTTATAATTTGACAACCTTATTTCTTGTAGTCGGAGTTCAAGATTTCTGAGAAACAGCTAACCGGTAAGTTTACTATAATTACACTACTTCGAGTAAGACATACATTCATTTGCATTTTCAGTGATGCTGAGGAGTTTAATTATAACTTGGTACCGCTTTGTGGTAATTAAGTTCTGTAAGAACCAaataatttggtttttaaaaatttctgatGGTTAATTGAATTGTACTTATGAATTATTCTATGAAATTGTATCGTGAACGTACGAGAACATTCGTAATATAACTGCACGCGCGGCCAAATATGGCGACTGCACGTACTCTAGATGTAGAAGACGAACGAGCATGATGCTATCCACACAACCTTGGCGTTTCTTCTTGTTTATATCTGTTCTCTGCAAGTGAATAAACATTCATCTGGCGCAagattatttgtacagtttattaaTCGGAGGccttcaaatcaaattttagaGAAGTTTTGACTGTTTCGGCTcaaagccttttttttttattacaaggaATGCAAAAAACACGAACGAACAGAGATCAAAACGCTGTATTTTTGAGCCTAGATAATGAAAAGAGGAAATCGgtaatgaaaaattttcatcGTTATCTCCAGCATAACTGTAGATCGTAGTGATGGGTTAATACGGAACATGTGGCCCCTCTACATGTGTAACAAAACGAGTCGGCACCGCTCGACATCCTCTGTTTGCAGATGTAGGaggcaaatacatgtagatgaaatGCATCTGTTTgcataattatgtaattaaaaCCAAAACACCAGGTGTGTCTACGACAAGGGGTGGTTTTGATACTAATCCTATTACTGAGGGGAGGGCTTGAATTACTAGTAGTAGAACACATGCACTCCAAACTTGGTTATGTGTGTgtgttatataatattattgataaaaaaacattttaaattttaaaaaaaaattacgtttgATTTTACATTTGATATGTTTCTGATATTTTTATGGGTAGATAATGAAGATAATATTTGAAACTATCATTGAAGTTTCCAACCTTAATTTGTGTATTATCATAAAATACGTGCTGTACATGGCAGATTAACCATTGTTTTGCAGATGCACACAATACTTTTAACCTTTTCGACAAAAAGGGCGATGGGCGGGTGTCAACGAAGGAACTGGAGAAAGTCTTTAAAAGTTTGGCTCTCCAAATCAACGACGAGCAGCTGAAGGAATGGGCCGACGAGATGGACGAGGAAGGTATGACACTGGTCAAGGTCTTTATAACGCTTACACGTGTGAGATTTTATACGTATGGTTTTCATCAAACATTTGTATTATGATCTGCGCCGTCTTTGCAATTTAGTACATGATTACTGGTAAATCATGTTAAGCGTTAGAGTTCAGTTAATTTTGGACAATTTTATGTTCATATGAATGTACAGTTATTTAAGGAatttgtgtttttatacatACCCCATTCCAGGGATAGCTTTAAGGGAGTTTACTACGCAGAGTAGTAAACAAGAGAATCACGTCATTCGATCAACAGCAGGGGCTTATTTGCATATTTATATTAATCCGCATCGGTGCGTCTTATCAAGCGTCTCCAGCATCCCCGAAACTGCGTGATAGAAACTGCTGCATCAGTGATAACAAGTGACCGATTTCTTGTTTCTAGGCAAGAACACACTGGAAAATACCTCATGACGCATGTTATCATCGAATATAAGCAAAGAGTTAGGTCAACGACATTACAAATTCTTCCTCTTACATATCttcataaattttgaatttcgtttCTATTAattagctctctctctctctctctctctctctctctctctctctctctccttttcaCTGGCTGTTAATCGTTTTTTTATCAGCCGTTGTAAGATATACTGCAAAGTATGTGCCTCTCTGTCAGCCAGGCAGCTGATGCTCGGTCCCCCTGCCCTCCCTGATAGCAGCTGATTTATAGAGAGGTAAAAGTTGAAACCGAGAATACCAATTGTATTGACACTGTACTCTTGAAAACATAATATACATAGATACACAGAAgggcaaattaaaaatttactatAACACCAAAGCGAAAAAAAATTCAGGTCTAGTACTTTACTTCTAAAGAAAAACATGATTCTTGATTCTACAACACATAACATGCACAGCCGTTTGCTAAATAGATGTTCGTTATCTAGTGcaaaactcttctaactgaaaaaaagaagtttaaCTAGTTTTTAAGATGAACCACCTAAACCTATGTTATAAGTTGCTGACTCAGCAAATCTTTTGAATCTCTAAAGACTTTGCCAATTCGACTTTTTCTTTTGTGAACCAATTGCAGTAGAAAAATAGGCATAGGCATAGTCTACCTGTCTCCAGATGTTTTGTTGTATTCTAAATTTAGAGACCTGCAGGTTACATTTTAATCTAGATGTACATTCTCTttaggcatagcctacatccacttctcaaaagagaatacattTTAATTGTATTCCCATAAAGCAcattaaaacaatttcttttagaAACAGACGAGGTcagttaatttattttgaacaaaTATTAACTGCAGTACTATGGATATTCCAGAAAGCTTAATCACTGTTTAATTCACGGTCACCGCATCTTTTTCAGCCGAGGGCTATTTGACCTGGGATCAGTTCAAAGTTTTGTTCGAACGTAAAATCAGGATGGATGAGGACGAGAGAGAACTTCGTGAAGCATTTAGAGTATTAGACAAAGGAAATAAGGGAACAATTCCTGTAGAAGATCTACgatggattttaaaatcaataggaGACGATTTCACGGAAGAGGAATTGGATGATATGATTGCTGAAACCGATACCGATGGTTCCGGAACTGTTGACTATGAAGGTAAAATTTATATCACTATGTATAGCAGTAagatttttagtaaaaaaaataaatataaaaaatataattaattgcGCTGAATTTCAATATTAGTGGTTTGGTAGTGGTGTCCTATGCATTGGCAGACTGCTGTGTTTTGTAGAGTAAGGAAGCCACGCTTCCTAGTACCTAGAGATACAAATTGTTCTTTTCTGTATCCCCTTTGGTAGTATAGACACATTGTTCCATGTACTTTGAACCCTCAAAActttcaacataaaaaaaaaaacatcgatGCACTTTTGTTTTgctctttttcttaattttttttttggatacaGACTTTTTGGAATGTGACTCGATAGAATTGTAATGCATGATCAGTATGTAGTATatgagtttttgttttttccaGAATTCAAAACCTTGATGACCTCAGATTGAACGTTGGATACAGTTTTCGTCCTTTTTGCATCAGGCAACACAATTCTATCGTACGCTCGCGTCCCGTTCGTCAGCTTGCTGATTGCATATTTTTGAAGGAATTTACAtcaatatgaataataaaaagcaaaatatcACATACACATCCAGCTCCTGACGAATTTGGATCATTTTTTGGCAAGAAATTGCGGCGTACCCCAGCCTTTTCATTTTTGCAGTTTATATATCTATGAACTGTCCATTGACTTCTTCCTATCATTCCATATTGTCTTAACACATGCGCACTAACCGCttgtaaaagatatttaaaaacaaataaaattattacagaGGAGTAGCTTAACCCATGTgtgtttttgtgtatttttgttgCTGTTACGCTCAATGATTTTGCGCATTGCTAACTGTTACCAATTATTTCAGCTTCTTATGATTGCTCTTCTTATATCATTTCCAGAATTCTTAAAACTGATGATGGGCGATTAAATTTGCTGATTaaggacttttgattttgaccGACTAATCACCACAGCAGAGGAAACACACACCTCTAGGAATTGCACTTTATCTGCCAATTACTTGCAGTTGAAATATCAGCCCTTCCAACTGTCACACTTATTAATAATTTCTATCATTGCGACATGCACAATGCTTGCAAGTTTTTAATCTCTCTTATTTTTTTGgccaatttgtttttcttttaaaattttaatagcaGTGTTATCTTAACTGATGTAAACACAATTTAAAGCACGCTTGTTTgctttgcacatttttttttttggcgttTGATTTTTCACGGAATAGTTGtgtttaataataaattgttgACCTTTAAGTTCAAAGGTCAAACCGGATGAACCTGCCAAAAATATCCGGATTCCATGTTCACCTCATGCATGATTGGTTCCAATGTGACCAGACTGCCCTGGAACCTCCCATTATAATTAAAGTACTAACTTCTGTTCAGTTACCCAACGGCCCCATCATGTTGAATatgtggtttaaaaaaaaatcaataacttATAGatctttgaatgttttaaaattgagaCGTATATATGTGTAGTTTTTTGTATGAATGGAAATTGTATGTAAACATACTGAATTTTCCACTAATAAAATTTGTTACTTCCTTCAAAATGTCAATGTTTTTTATTTGCCAGTTTCATATCGTTGATGATGGCAAAGGGAAAGGTTGCACacttattttacaattttttaatattcatccacattaaaagataaatatctaaacaaatttcctcaaaattaaacGTCATCGTTATCTATATTACTTAGTCAAATTGAAATTGCTTATTCCATAACAAGTGAATAATGACCGCGTAGTGCTTGTTAAATATCACGGGGAATTGGATTTGCGCAATGctatttttaatttccttttggATAGTTTCCACAAAAGCTCTGCATaactttacatgtaaaaaaaaataataccgaCGATCTGATTGGAGTAGTTTCGTCATGTTAGTGTCCATAACGAAAACACGCCATTGATGCGCTTTTGTCTTCTCATGTACTTTCAtggcaaaaacaaaaaaattgaactgAAATTCGTGTAGTGTATCAGAATTTACAGCAACATAATTGTCCAttaacaataatacatgtacaacgttaattataaaattattttttaaaaaagcactGACGAGCAAAATCTTAAATATATGTTAACGTGATTTAATCTTTCTTAAAATAGTGTTTAGCGAAGTTCTTGCTTataaaatgatttgatttgGAATACGTTGGTTAAGGGGATAGTCAAGatacaattataaatttcaatgcaattttagaattattacTCGTGCACACTGTCGTGTTGTATATAAAAGACCTTTAAAGGGgcttggtcacgattttggtcaaattttatttttctgtttttattatttgcaatgcttcaagaatgcatttctaatgatcaaataaaatttgagtgccagtcgttgagttttaagcaagacacagggctcacaattct
This portion of the Magallana gigas chromosome 7, xbMagGiga1.1, whole genome shotgun sequence genome encodes:
- the LOC105329481 gene encoding troponin C isoform X1, with amino-acid sequence MSEFKISEKQLTDAHNTFNLFDKKGDGRVSTKELEKVFKSLALQINDEQLKEWADEMDEEAEGYLTWDQFKVLFERKIRMDEDERELREAFRVLDKGNKGTIPVEDLRWILKSIGDDFTEEELDDMIAETDTDGSGTVDYEEFKTLMTSD
- the LOC105329480 gene encoding calmodulin isoform X1: MTEQIITLTDEQIAEFKEAFSLFDKDGDGTITTSELGTVMRSLGQNPTEAELQDMINEVDADGNGTIDFEEFLLMMARKMKDTDSEEELREAFRVFDKDGNGFISAAELRHVMTNLGEKLTDEEVDEMIREADLDGDGMVNYEDFRTYASEFVTMMTAK
- the LOC105329480 gene encoding calmodulin isoform X2, producing MTEQIITLTDEQIAEFKEAFSLFDKDGDGTITTSELGTVMRSLGQNPTEAELQDMINEVDADGNGTIDFEEFLLMMARKMKDTDSEEELREAFRVFDKDGNGFISAAELRHVMTNLGEKLTDEEVDEMIREADLDGDGMVNYEEFVTMMTAK
- the LOC105329481 gene encoding troponin C isoform X2 → MSEFKISEKQLTDAHNTFNLFDKKGDGRVSTKELEKVFKSLALQINDEQLKEWADEMDEEAEGYLTWDQFKVLFERKIRMDEDERELREAFRVLDKGNKGTIPVEDLRWILKSIGDDFTEEELDDMIAETDTDGSGTVDYEEFLKLMMGD